One Helianthus annuus cultivar XRQ/B chromosome 12, HanXRQr2.0-SUNRISE, whole genome shotgun sequence genomic region harbors:
- the LOC110893346 gene encoding uncharacterized protein LOC110893346: MGGVGTRKNKSIFNVKTVREYLCVTSGDPSSGFVMIWNGWATAKANMLAWKSVDGRLLTKTDLEKKGEFRSATHCARVADHEQETVEHILITCLMSKTLWWMWHIFPKKKKKVVNYIVMATLWIIWSSRNGKVFKVVQFSNDIRLEQVNECTLLWMKVIAKMENLVTEEWYTSGVNSGVNVIEN; the protein is encoded by the exons ATGGGTGGGGTTGGCACTCGAAAAAATAAGTCGATTTTCAATGTTAAAACCGTTAGAGAGTATTTGTGTGTCACAAGCGGGGACCCGTCTAGTGGCTTTGTAATGATCTGGAATGGTTGGGCTACAGCTAAAGCCAATATGTTAGCATGGAAAAGCGTCGATGGTAGGTTACTGACAAAGACGGATCTGGAAAAAAAAGGGGAATTTAGATCAGCAACACATTGTGCCCGAGTTGCTGATCACGAGCAAGAAACTGTTGAACACATCCTCATTACGTGTTTGATGTCGAAAACGCTATGGTGGATG TGGCATATATTTcctaagaagaagaaaaaggtagTCAACTACATAGTGATGGCTACATTATGGATCATATGGTCGAGCAGAAATGGGAAGGTATTCAAAGTCGTGCAGTTTTCAAATGATATAAGACTGGAACAAGTCAATGAGTGTACTCTGTTGTGGATGAAAGTCATAGCCAAAATGGAGAATTTAGTGACTGAAGAGTGGTACACCAGTGGTGTGAATAGTGGTGTGAATGTAATAGAAAATTAG